A single region of the Triticum dicoccoides isolate Atlit2015 ecotype Zavitan chromosome 2B, WEW_v2.0, whole genome shotgun sequence genome encodes:
- the LOC119366916 gene encoding bidirectional sugar transporter SWEET6b-like isoform X1 — protein MVSADVARNIVGIIGNVISFGLFLSPVPTFWRIYKAKDVEEFKPDPYLATLMNCLLWFFYGLPIVHPNSTLVLTINGIGLVIEGAYIIIFIIYAAKNTRVHTCNPPNAPSSGLLYLFGVSFCTEDPFACPNPCHVPVLCVQWKMLGVLVIEAAFMASVVAGVLVGAHTHEKRSMIVGILCVIFGSIMYASPLTIMGKVIRTKSVEYMPFFLSLVNFLNGLCWTGYALIKFDIYITIPNALGTIFGLIQLILYFYYYRSTPRKGKNVELPTVLTKNAVTSGNVSVTVEK, from the exons ATGGTTTCCGCCGACGTGGCCCGGAACATCGTCGGCATCATTGGCAATGTCATCTCCTTCGGCCTCTTCCTGTCCCCTGT GCCAACGTTCTGGCGAATCTacaaggccaaggacgtggaggAGTTCAAGCCGGACCCCTACCTGGCGACGCTCATGAACTGCCTGCTCTGGTTCTTTTACGGGCTCCCCATCGTCCACCCCAACAGCACCCTCGTCCTCACCATCAACGGCATCGGCCTTGTTATCGAGGGCGcctacatcatcatcttcatcatctacgCGGCCAAGAACACAAGGGTACATACGTGCAACCCTCCTAATGCCCCCTCATCCGGCCTACTGTATCTTTTCGGCGTTAGTTTCTGTACAGAAGATCCTTTTGCATGCCCTAACCCATGCCATGTGCCTGTGCTGTGCGTGCAGTGGAAGATGCTCGGCGTGCTCGTCATCGAGGCGGCGTTCATGGCTTCCGTGGTGGCCGGTGTGCTCGTCGGCGCCCACACCCATGAGAAGCGCTCCATGATCGTAGGCATCCTCTGTGTCATCTTCGGCTCCATCATGTACGCCTCCCCGCTCACCATCATG GGTAAAGTGATCAGGACCAAGAGTGTGGAGTACATGCCGTTCTTCCTGTCGCTGGTGAACTTCCTCAATGGCCTCTGCTGGACGGGCTATGCACTCATTAAGTTTGACATCTACATCACG ATCCCCAATGCCCTCGGTACAATCTTCGGCCTCATCCAGCTGATACTGTACTTTTACTACTACAGATCGACCCCCAGGAAGGGCAAGAACGTTGAACTGCCCACTGTCCTCACCAAAAACGCCGTTACCAGCGGCAACGTCTCGGTCACCGTCGAGAAATAA
- the LOC119366916 gene encoding bidirectional sugar transporter SWEET6b-like isoform X2, producing MVSADVARNIVGIIGNVISFGLFLSPVPTFWRIYKAKDVEEFKPDPYLATLMNCLLWFFYGLPIVHPNSTLVLTINGIGLVIEGAYIIIFIIYAAKNTRWKMLGVLVIEAAFMASVVAGVLVGAHTHEKRSMIVGILCVIFGSIMYASPLTIMGKVIRTKSVEYMPFFLSLVNFLNGLCWTGYALIKFDIYITIPNALGTIFGLIQLILYFYYYRSTPRKGKNVELPTVLTKNAVTSGNVSVTVEK from the exons ATGGTTTCCGCCGACGTGGCCCGGAACATCGTCGGCATCATTGGCAATGTCATCTCCTTCGGCCTCTTCCTGTCCCCTGT GCCAACGTTCTGGCGAATCTacaaggccaaggacgtggaggAGTTCAAGCCGGACCCCTACCTGGCGACGCTCATGAACTGCCTGCTCTGGTTCTTTTACGGGCTCCCCATCGTCCACCCCAACAGCACCCTCGTCCTCACCATCAACGGCATCGGCCTTGTTATCGAGGGCGcctacatcatcatcttcatcatctacgCGGCCAAGAACACAAGG TGGAAGATGCTCGGCGTGCTCGTCATCGAGGCGGCGTTCATGGCTTCCGTGGTGGCCGGTGTGCTCGTCGGCGCCCACACCCATGAGAAGCGCTCCATGATCGTAGGCATCCTCTGTGTCATCTTCGGCTCCATCATGTACGCCTCCCCGCTCACCATCATG GGTAAAGTGATCAGGACCAAGAGTGTGGAGTACATGCCGTTCTTCCTGTCGCTGGTGAACTTCCTCAATGGCCTCTGCTGGACGGGCTATGCACTCATTAAGTTTGACATCTACATCACG ATCCCCAATGCCCTCGGTACAATCTTCGGCCTCATCCAGCTGATACTGTACTTTTACTACTACAGATCGACCCCCAGGAAGGGCAAGAACGTTGAACTGCCCACTGTCCTCACCAAAAACGCCGTTACCAGCGGCAACGTCTCGGTCACCGTCGAGAAATAA